A single Prevotella sp. E15-22 DNA region contains:
- the fusA gene encoding elongation factor G, with protein sequence MAKQDLHLTRNIGIMAHIDAGKTTTSERILFYTGKTHKIGEVHDGAATMDWMAQEQERGITITSAATTCSWKWNNNNYKINLIDTPGHVDFTAEVERSLRVLDGAVATYSAADGVQPQSETVWRQADKYNVPRIGYVNKMDRSGADFFETVQQMKDILGANPVVIQVPIGAEENFKGLVDLIKMKAILWHDETMGAEYDVEEIPADLAAECDEWRNKLLESAAEFDEALMEKYFDDPNSITEDEIIAAIRKGTISMACTPMLLGSSYKNKGVQPLLDYVCAFLPSPLDTEAVIGTNPNTEEEESRKPSEDEATSALAFKIATDPYMGRLVFFRVYSGSVKAGSYVYNPRSGKKERISRLFQMNSNKEIPMDSIDAGDIGAGVGFKDIRTGDTLCDEEKPIVLESMTFPDTVISIAVEPKSQADIAKLDNGLAKLAEEDPTFTVRTDEQSGQTIISGMGELHLDIIIDRLKREFKVECNQGKPQVNYKEAITKEVEIEEVYKKQSGGRGKYAKMLVKVGPVDPDYDVKTNGGLQFVNEVKGGNIPKEFIPSIQKGFEAAMKNGILGGYPVDSLKVVVVDGGFHPVDSDQLSFEIAAQMAYKEACAKAKPVLMEPVMKLEVVTPEENMGDVIGDLNKRRGQVEGMEEARSGARVVKAQVPLSEMFGYVTALRTITSGRATSSMEYDHHAPLSSAIAKTVLEEVKGRADLV encoded by the coding sequence ATGGCAAAACAAGATTTGCATTTGACCCGTAATATCGGTATTATGGCTCACATTGATGCCGGTAAGACAACTACTTCAGAGCGTATCCTGTTCTATACAGGTAAGACTCACAAGATTGGTGAGGTGCACGATGGTGCAGCTACCATGGACTGGATGGCTCAGGAGCAGGAGCGTGGTATCACTATTACTTCTGCTGCTACTACCTGTAGTTGGAAGTGGAATAATAATAACTATAAGATTAACTTGATCGATACTCCGGGACACGTGGACTTCACCGCTGAGGTAGAGCGTTCACTCCGTGTTCTCGACGGTGCTGTGGCAACTTACTCTGCTGCTGATGGCGTTCAGCCTCAGTCTGAGACTGTGTGGCGTCAGGCTGATAAGTACAATGTACCTCGTATTGGTTATGTTAACAAGATGGACCGCTCTGGTGCTGACTTCTTTGAGACTGTTCAGCAGATGAAGGATATCCTGGGTGCTAACCCTGTTGTGATTCAGGTACCTATTGGTGCTGAGGAGAACTTCAAGGGTCTGGTTGACCTGATCAAAATGAAGGCTATTCTGTGGCACGATGAGACTATGGGTGCTGAGTATGATGTTGAGGAGATTCCTGCTGACCTCGCTGCAGAGTGCGATGAATGGCGTAACAAGCTGCTTGAGTCTGCTGCTGAGTTCGATGAGGCTCTGATGGAGAAGTACTTTGATGATCCTAACTCAATCACTGAGGATGAGATTATTGCCGCTATCCGTAAGGGTACTATCTCAATGGCATGTACTCCAATGTTGCTGGGTTCTTCATATAAGAACAAGGGTGTTCAGCCTTTGCTCGACTATGTATGTGCATTTCTGCCTTCTCCTCTGGATACTGAGGCAGTAATTGGTACAAACCCCAACACTGAGGAAGAGGAAAGTCGTAAGCCAAGTGAGGATGAGGCAACTTCAGCTCTTGCATTTAAGATTGCAACCGATCCATACATGGGTCGTCTGGTGTTCTTCCGCGTCTACTCTGGTAGCGTGAAGGCTGGTTCTTATGTTTACAATCCCCGTTCGGGTAAAAAGGAGCGTATTAGCCGTCTGTTCCAGATGAACTCTAATAAGGAAATTCCTATGGACTCAATCGACGCTGGTGATATCGGTGCAGGTGTAGGTTTCAAGGATATCCGCACTGGTGATACCCTCTGTGATGAGGAGAAGCCTATCGTGCTGGAGTCAATGACTTTCCCCGACACTGTGATTTCTATCGCTGTTGAGCCTAAGTCTCAGGCTGACATTGCTAAGCTGGATAACGGTCTGGCTAAGTTGGCAGAAGAGGATCCTACTTTCACTGTACGTACCGATGAGCAGAGCGGCCAGACCATTATCTCTGGTATGGGTGAGCTTCACCTCGATATTATTATCGATCGACTGAAGCGTGAGTTCAAGGTAGAGTGTAACCAGGGCAAGCCTCAGGTTAACTATAAGGAGGCCATCACTAAGGAAGTTGAGATCGAGGAGGTTTACAAGAAGCAGTCTGGTGGTCGCGGTAAGTACGCTAAGATGCTTGTTAAGGTTGGTCCCGTTGATCCTGACTATGATGTTAAGACTAACGGTGGTCTTCAGTTCGTTAACGAGGTGAAGGGTGGTAACATTCCTAAGGAGTTCATTCCTTCTATCCAGAAGGGCTTTGAGGCTGCTATGAAGAATGGTATCCTCGGCGGCTATCCTGTTGATTCTTTGAAGGTGGTTGTTGTTGATGGTGGTTTCCACCCCGTTGACTCTGACCAGCTCTCATTCGAAATCGCAGCACAGATGGCTTATAAAGAGGCTTGCGCTAAAGCTAAGCCTGTGCTGATGGAGCCTGTGATGAAGCTTGAGGTTGTTACTCCTGAAGAGAACATGGGTGACGTGATCGGTGACTTGAATAAGCGTCGTGGTCAGGTAGAAGGCATGGAAGAAGCTCGTAGTGGTGCTCGTGTTGTAAAGGCTCAGGTACCTCTGTCAGAGATGTTCGGTTATGTAACCGCTCTTCGTACCATTACTTCAGGTCGTGCTACTAGCTCAATGGAGTATGATCACCATGCTCCTCTGTCAAGTGCTATTGCAAAGACTGTGCTTGAGGAGGTTAAGGGTCGCGCCGACCTCGTTTAA
- the rpsG gene encoding 30S ribosomal protein S7, whose product MRKAKPKKRVILPDPVFNDQKVSKFVNHLMFDGKKSKSYEIFYNSLEIVKDKMKDAEKAPLEIWKQALDNITPLVEVKSRRIGGATFQVPTEIRPDRKESISMKNMIAFARKRSGKSMADKLAAEIMDAFNNQGGAFKRKEDMHRMAEANRAFAHFRF is encoded by the coding sequence ATGAGAAAAGCAAAACCAAAGAAGCGTGTGATCCTGCCGGATCCCGTGTTCAATGACCAGAAGGTCTCAAAGTTCGTGAATCATTTGATGTTCGATGGTAAGAAGTCGAAGTCATATGAGATTTTCTACAACTCTCTGGAGATTGTGAAGGACAAGATGAAGGATGCTGAGAAGGCTCCCCTGGAAATCTGGAAGCAGGCTCTGGACAACATCACTCCTCTTGTAGAGGTGAAGAGCCGTCGTATCGGTGGTGCAACATTCCAGGTTCCTACTGAGATTCGTCCTGACCGTAAGGAGAGTATCTCAATGAAGAACATGATTGCCTTTGCACGTAAGCGCAGTGGTAAGTCAATGGCCGATAAGTTGGCTGCCGAGATCATGGATGCCTTCAATAACCAGGGTGGCGCATTCAAGCGTAAGGAAGATATGCACCGCATGGCTGAGGCTAACCGTGCATTCGCTCACTTCCGCTTCTAA
- the rpsL gene encoding 30S ribosomal protein S12, translating to MPTISQLVRKGRKVIVDKSKSPALDNCPQRRGVCVRVYTTTPKKPNSAMRKVARVRLTNQKEVNSYIPGEGHNLQEHSIVLVRGGRVKDLPGVRYHIVRGTLDTAGVANRTQRRSKYGAKRPKAKK from the coding sequence ATGCCTACAATTTCACAATTGGTTCGCAAAGGCAGAAAGGTGATCGTAGACAAGTCGAAGTCACCCGCGTTGGACAACTGTCCTCAGCGTCGCGGTGTGTGCGTTCGCGTTTATACGACCACTCCCAAGAAGCCTAATTCGGCTATGCGTAAGGTAGCCCGTGTTCGTTTGACTAACCAGAAGGAAGTCAACAGTTACATTCCCGGAGAGGGACACAACTTGCAGGAACACAGCATCGTGCTGGTTCGTGGCGGTCGTGTGAAGGACCTTCCCGGTGTACGTTATCACATCGTTCGTGGTACTCTGGATACCGCCGGTGTTGCAAACCGCACGCAGCGTCGTTCTAAGTACGGTGCAAAGCGTCCCAAGGCTAAGAAGTAA
- a CDS encoding DUF3467 domain-containing protein, translating into MNENEQKQPGLQIELTPDKAQGEYANFAIITHSSSEFILDFARMLPGLPKAQVRSRVILAPEHAKRLLGALQENIMRYERQFGPIKMPEQPQGPRTIAPFGSGKGEA; encoded by the coding sequence AGCAGCCTGGACTGCAGATAGAATTGACGCCCGATAAAGCTCAGGGCGAGTATGCTAACTTTGCAATTATTACACATTCTTCAAGTGAGTTTATCTTAGACTTCGCTCGTATGTTGCCGGGACTCCCTAAAGCTCAGGTACGTAGCCGTGTTATCCTCGCTCCCGAGCATGCAAAACGCTTACTCGGCGCTCTGCAAGAGAATATTATGCGATATGAACGCCAATTTGGCCCCATCAAAATGCCAGAACAACCACAAGGTCCCCGCACCATTGCTCCATTTGGCTCAGGTAAGGGCGAGGCATAA